DNA sequence from the Solea solea chromosome 12, fSolSol10.1, whole genome shotgun sequence genome:
ATCCCCTCGTATCGGATCGCGGCCTTAGAGATGAGGCTGATTTTAGAGCCCAGATAGGGCGTCCCGCCGCTCATGGTGTCGGGTGCAGCCCTGCGGTGATAACGGAAGAAGAACGGACGTTCGTCCAAACCGGGAGGTGAAACGAGGGCGGCCACAGGAAGACAGACGTGTCCGTGGCAATCCCGCTCGGCTTCACTTTTCTCCGCTACAACATGGCCGCCGCCTCCTCCATCCAACGACTCAAAGCGCGGTGGAAAACGGGATCTCAAAGTCTCGCGGGATTAAGCGCATCCAAGGTCTAGATCTGTGAAGGATAGAAGAGGTCcacgtgttgttgttttgaattattattattacttcaaCCGTTAATccaaataaatgtgaataaatcattcaaggttttgtttgttttttgtgttctcTCTGAGTCACGTGACCTCCCCCACAGATTCACCTGTGACCCTGTGCTGGACCCCAGCTGATGTAAAGGGTCTGAGTGACGTCTgtactgttttatcctccacatgagggtcacagggggcgctgtgccaatctcagctgacataggacgaaagGTCCATCGCAGAGACACAACCACATCTCCATGAcgaaaagagagaaagtgaattgttttttaataaaatgtaaacgaTCAAAGTGACACACTtgagctgtgagcgccccctgctgctaaGAACCAGAGCAAGACTCAGaggctcactctcagtgaaCAACATGGctgacacaaagaaacacacattttatccacttcacaaaaacaatcatgGATTAAAATCTCCGTAAATTTAAGTCTCtgatgtctacgtcacatgatcatgtctttatctGACTGTgaatcctctgctgcctcgtgtggccactttgtgtcactgacgtcaatctgagtgatggaggcagcagtgtgtgtgtgtgtgtgtgtgtgtgtgtgtgagtgtgagagagagagagagagagtgtgtgtgtgtgtgagagagagcgagagagagagcgtgtgtgtgtttgtgtgtgtgtgtgtgggagagtgagtggtttacaaacgtctgtctcacagtgagatgaagacgcgatcatgtgacgtagacatcaGATActtaaacctgtgtgtgtgtgtgtgtgtgtaagtaatcTGTGTGCTGTAGTTCTATGCTGAAAATCCAGCTCGATCCTCGGCGCATGCGTACATTCTAAAATACGATTTGCACAACGGTCCGACATCAAAGATGGCGGGAGCCTCCGACCCACTGGAGGACATGCTCTTCAATGAGGTGGACGAGAAAGCCGTCAGCGACCTCGTCGGTTCTCTGGAGTCTCAACTGGGCGACAGAAAGATTCCCGCCGCCTCGTTTCCCGGCGGGAGTCGGGAGGCAGCTCCGCCCGCCGCGGGCCACTTCTCAGGGAAAGAGCGTGATCCAGCGGGGTCCGCGGAGCCGCAACAAGGGCATCAGAAAGCGGGTCTAACCCAAGAACCCCGCGCCAACGAGCCCCTGTCTGCTCCCAGCCTCTCCTCGTCCTCCGGGGCCGTCATCGCCGTTGGAGCGGCTCCTCTCTCGGCTTCACCCGCACTGGGACCCGTAACTTTGAGCTCTCAGCCCTCTGCTGCTAGCTTCCACCGGGCGACTGTCCTGGGTCCGAGTGTGGTACCCGGCTCGTCTAACGAGGTTTCCAGGAGCGACTCTCCCGCCCCGCTGACGTTAAACGGCGGGACTGTGAAGTTGGTGCACTCTCTCTCCGGGTCCAGTTCAGTCATCAGCTCCGTCAGCTCCACCTTACCGGTACTTCAGCCCTCAGTGGCGCCCTCGCAGAGACACCCGAGCCCGGTGACCAGCGGTGCGCAGAACGGGGTCGAGCCCAAAGGCGCCCCGACCCCGGCAGCCTCCAGCCCACAGGTCCAGAACCACAACAGTCCTCTGATCCACACCAAGACCCTGGTGCCCAGTCCGCCCGTCGTCCTGGCCTCCAGCACGCCCCCTCCCGCCACAGCCCCATGTCCGGTCAGCCACACTCAGACCGGGACCGGTTCAGAGAAGCCCGCAGTCAACGGAATGGCTCAGCCCGCGGTGACCATAGTGAGGCCACAGGGCGCTGCGGTGGTGGCCCCCGGCCTCCACCAGCAGAGGCCCGGACTGGTGGCCAGCGCCACCCGGGTGTCCGCCCCGCAGCTGCCGCTGTCTGTGCGGCCTCCGCTGCAGCAGACCACGACCACGACCATCCAGCTGCCGCCTGGGTTCACCATACCTGCAGGTGAGAGCACACCTGAGGGGTCACCTGTGACGTCACAGTTCTTCTGAGTTCTCAGACTCCAGGGAGAAATTTCTAATCCAATGAAACAAtagattaatattaataatcaatgaGTGGACATgtctgtccacacagacacgTTTGTCTATgtctgtccacacagacacctttgtccatgtctgtccacacagacacgattgtccatgtctgtccacacagagacacgtttGTCATgtctgtccacacagacacgTTTGTCCATGTCTGTCTACACAGACACGTTTGTCCATgtctgtccacacagagacacgtctGTCCATGTCTGTCTACACAGACACGTTTGTCCATgtctgtccacacagagacacgtctgtccacacagacacgtttgtccatgtctgtccacacagacacgtttgtccatgtctgtccacacagagacacgtctGTCTATgtctgtccacacagacacgTTTGTCCATGTCTGTCTACACAGAGAAACGTCTGTCTATgtctgtccacacagacacgTTTGTCCATGTCTGTCAAACTTGATCATATAAAATCATGTGACTATAAATGAGTGAGGTCGTTGAAGGTCACTGACTGTCTGACACCACAGTCAGATtgtgtgacaggaagtgaggtcACATCATGGCTGTTTGCTCCTCCCCCTCAGGTATGGTTCTGGTGCGGACAGAGACCGGGCAGCTGGTCATGGTTCCTCAGCAGGTTCTGGCTCAAGCTCAGGCCAAGCAGGCACAGACGGCCACCAACATCGGCCCGAGACCGGCAGTGCCGACGGCTGCCACCACCATCCGGGTCAGCACCGCCCCCACCGCCATGGtcagacttcaaaataaaagtcttacttcacatttgtaaaaaaaaaaaaaaaatgttgggaGTTTAaccgacctctgacccctgacccgGCAGGCTCCTGGTTCACCTCAGACTGTCCGCCTGGCCACACCCACTCCCACCAGAATGGTTCAGTCCACCACTgctgtacaggtgtgtgtgccTGCGCGCGTGTGTtaaaagcttgtgtgtgtgtgtgtgtgtgtgtgttaaaagcttgtttgtgtgtgtttgtcagaagGCCAtcacagcaccccctgctggtGCAGCCATGTCAGTGAAGATGACCACGCCTCAGAAGGCGCTGACGGTGATCACGGCTGGGGGGGCGGGGCCGCCTGTGGCCAAACCTGCCGGTGTTGCGTCCACGTCCCTGACCAGCACCACGGCCGCACCCCCGGCCACGCCCCCGGCCAGAGTCACCGTGGTTTCCCAGGTGAGTTGTCGTTGACGCGTTACCACGGCGCCCTGTGCATGTCGCTGCTGTTTGACGCGGCGTGTTCTTCTTTGACAGGAAATGCAAGAGAACGTGAAGAAATGCAAGAACTTCCTCGCCACACTCATCAAGCTAGCATCGCATAACTCGCCGTCCCCAGAAACGTCCAAGAATGTGAAGGCGCTGGTTCAGGACCTGCTGGTAAGACGACCTCCCCGCCGCCGCCATCTTCTCATTGGCCGCTCGTTATTTTACCTGCTTTAACctgacatgtgtgtttgttcaggACGCCAAGATTGAGCCGGAGGAGTTCACCACCCGACTGCAGGCGGAGCTTAAGTCCTCGCCTCAGCCCTACCTCATCCCCTTCCTCAAGGTACCTTCACACTGTCGCACGTGTCACACCTGTCACGCCGTTCACACGCTTTGACTCCGCCCTGTTGTGTTTCTTCAGAAAAGCCTCCCGTCCCTGCGTCAGTCTCTGCTCAGCAGTCAACAGTCTCTGGTTACGGCCCCGCCCAGCACCTCAGCTCCGCCCCCGACCGCTCCCGGCTCCGTCACGACCGCCACCATCAGACCGCGGCTACCCATCAGTCCGGCCGGCGGTGCCACCGTTAGGCTGAACACGCCCCTCACAAGCACAGCTGCTCTGGTAcgatgactcagcacaaatgtgctgACCAGGAGAAAAGCACGAGTCATGGTTATTGgttaacgtgtgtgtttgtgtgtgtgtgtgtgtgtgtgtgtgtgtctcttctcCCAGGCCGCGGGTAGACCCGGGGTCCACACAGTCCAGACCCGCTCACCTGTGGTCATCAGTCACACCCTCAGAAGTCCAGGTGAGTGCCGGCCGCTGCAGTTCTGAGCCGCAGCACCGGGTGgcggtgacctctgacctgctctGTTTCCTTCAGCTTCTCTCGTGAGAGGAACCGTGGCAACTGTCGCCGGCAGAGGTCTCGTCAACCAGGCGTctgcagccaatcagaagaAGCTGAGTGATCCTGGGGGCGGGACTTTCAGGTGACGTCCGTCTCATTTCTAAACAATCAAAGAATCACTGAGCCGCacacctgacctctgacctataTCCTCCTCAGAGACGACGATGACATTAATGACGTGGCGTCCATGGCTGGGGTCAACCTTAACGAGGAAAATGCCCGTATCCTAGCAACCAGCTCAGAGTTGGTGGGCACGAAGATCCGCTCGTGTAAGGACGAGTCCTTCCTGCCCGCTGGCGTCCTGCACCGCCGCGTCCTGGACACAGGTATGTCACCGCTCACCTGTGCAGGCGAGGCCGCGCTTAGCCTTCGTTCACGTTCTCTTCTCGTCTTCAGCGAGGAAACTGGGCGTGACCGAGGTGTCGCTGGAGGTGGTCAACTTCATTTCCCACGCAACTCAGTCCAGACTGCGCTCGCTGCTGGAGAAGGTTTCAGCCGTCGCACAGCATCGCACAGACGGCGGCAAGGTGAGTGCACGCGCCCCGCCTCTTCACCCGCGGTTACACAGCCCGctgactcctccccctgcccctccccctcctcaggATGAAGATCAGTGTGAGCAGACGTCAGACGTTCGTTCGCAGCTGCGTTTCTTCGAGCAGTTGGAGAGGATGGAGAAACAGAGGAAGGacgagcaggagagagagattcTGCTGAAGGCGGCCAAGGTACGACCACGTTTGTCTGGGGTCAAAGGTCGTGGGGCAGTCGTTTGTCTGGGGTCAAAGGTCGTTGGACCGACGTCTTCATGGGACATTtgctgtgcttcttttttttttccagagtcGAGCTCGACAGGAAGATCCTGAACAGGCTCGTCTGAAGCAGAAGGCCAAAGAGGTTGGTCCACAGGTCACGTGACTGTCAGCTGAGTCAGAGAGAGTGGGttaaaaaaccacaaaaacaacagagattGACCACAGGGGGCAACAGTGAGCCCGTGATTCAACAACCATTCACCTGCTTAGTTTTCTGCAgatttaaagaggccatagcccggAAATATTATTATGTACAATTAACGCTGCGCTgttgaccataaaaacaacttcatgtttgtaagtacacctctataactcacatataagtgagattgGACCATGCTAAGCCAGATGGTTTTCATGACTCTGCAGATTTTAACGGGTGGTTTTCATGACTCTGCAGATTTAATGGATGTTTTCATGACTGCAGATTTAACAGATGTTTTCATGACTCTGCAGATTTAACAGATGTTTTCATGACTctgcagatgcagcagcaggaaTTGGCACAGATGCGACAACGAGACGCTAACCTCACGGCGCTCGCCGCCATCGGGCCTCGCAAAAAACGCAAGCTGGACTCAGTGGGAGGAGCCACAGCAGGTGCAGAGGTAAAAAGATGATGTCGTCCCTCAGTGGTTGCAGTTTCCAGTCTGTAACAGCAGAGTGCGCTGTCATGACTCGGTCAGAGTGTTGTAacgctgctctctgtctcccccctcAGGCGGCCTCTGGCTCTGCAGCGTCGTCGTCTCGTCAGCAGCTGCGTCAGAGGATCACACGCGTTAATCTCAGGGATTTCATCTTGTGTCTGGAGCAGGAACGCAGCACGTCGCGCTCGATGCTGCTCTACAAGGCTCTGCTGAagtgagggggcggggccacaGCACAGCGCTTCACCTGATGCCACGCCCTCGTTCCTGTCGTCTCTCCACTCGTCCACGTCACGTTTAGCTTTAGCGCGGCGCTTCACTATGGTAACGACGGGGTCACGTGACCAAACGTAACCATGCCGCGGCTGTTTGACGAACTGTCAGCGAACGCAGCGTTCACGTCCATGTGAGTGGGTCGTTCATCATTACCCACAGTGCACCTGCACCACTGAAGGGCGGGGCTAACACAGGTCTGGGGTCACATTCTTCGTGACTCTGGTGATGtcacatgactttttttttattgagacaaataGTCGTGGAAGAcgaggaggcggagcttattGAAGGTTTTTGATCACGCTTGGATGTTGTCATAGCAACTGGCTGCTGATTGGATGAAATGTGCTACAACAGCTATGCTAATGTCTGCTAGCAAACACTTATCACACCTAGACACGCCCACTGTTGCAAGGCCTTCCTGTGATTGGTCCAAAcccagagtgtgtttgtgtgttacaaACAGGTTAAAGGAGCAGTTCCACATTTTAGTTCCatatgacctctgacccttcGTTCAGCgtgaggtcacatgaccagcGACAGCATACATTAAAATGACTGATCAGTACTTTAATCAGTTTCAGATGATGTTCTTAGCAttcatgctaagctaactgccTTTATGTTGTGCTAGGCTAGCTGTTAGCATCAGATCATGTCAATGTGAAAGGAGCTGGTTCTCCtcatgccccgccccctccctgCTGACAACTCATTTTAACCATATGGTCACATGATCAGTTTTACAGAGTGAACATGTCACGCCGAGTACTCCTGATGCATCATGGGTAATTTACCAGTCAGAGCTCAGgtggtgtgtgtctgagtgtgtgtgtgtgtggtttgtcttCTGGTCTCTCATTGGCTGTTGAGCTGACACTGAGTCCAGGacacagcgccctctggtggactATTTATATTTCCTACACTCTGACTCACTTCAGGTGATTTTACAGACGTTTGTacctttgaaataaaaacatgaaattaagTCAAACATGGTCTGTCTTTTATCAGGAAGTGACACGttataaacaggaagtgacatgttataaaatatcattataaacaggaagtgacacatgaATATGGctataaacaggaagtgacggcATTCAGTCGTCTAAagttgattgttttgtttttttcattgaaatatttgtttacattcattAATCATACGGTAAACAAACAATCGCCACCTCACACTGTGACTAACGTGATGTTAACATGGCGTCAGACTGTGCGGTTGCTAGGCAACCTGATGGACACTGGACCATCAGATGTGGCGTTCAGGCATCACTGGTTTGGTTATTTTTGCGGCGGCATGTTAAAAGGTTacgatgacatcacacacagctCTTAGCTCCACCACCAGGTCACAGGTCCACAGAGATGGCAGCGCAGCAGCAGTGCATTGTGGGTGCTCAGTGCAGGTCTTTGAAGGGTTTGGGGTAGTTGAACATCAGGTAGTCCATGTAGTAGAAGTCGTAGGCCTTCTGCCGCTCAGTGGTGTCGAGCAGAGAGAAGTATTTCTGCGTCATCTCAGACGACGTCCTCTCAGCCAGCGGGTTCCTGTCTTTGAAGTCGGGGAAGCTGAGGTTGGCGGGTGCTCCAACACTCCGCAGCACGAAGTCTGCATCGTCCTTTAGACTCTCGAACTTCCCTATGAAGGAGTAGCGGAGCAGGCAGGGGTGACACAGCTGACTCACCGGCTCCCAGTGAATGTCCATCCCCACCGGCCGACGCACGTCCAACAGGTACTGGACAAACTCCCGGAAGGTGACGCCTGCGCCGGTGCGCAGTGCGGCGTGCGTGGCATTGGTGCGGTACCTGGAGATGATGGGCCGTCCGAACACAGGGTGGTAGTACGAGTTTGGACTCTCAAACTTGTCCCGAAACGCCGACACCAGGCGCTCGAAGGGTTCCCTGACAAACAGCACCTTGGTGTAAGAGCCGAGTCTGGCGGCGATGGCGGCGTGGTCGTAGCTCTCCAGCCGCCGCAGCCGGTCGGTGTAGTGCACTGCGTCGTGAGGAATGTGCTGTGTGGAGGTGGCGCTGCCACCGAGCACCATCAGCACCCGCTTCCAGTTGGAGCAGCCGGCTTTGGGCACCTCGCAGTACAGGAGGCGGGACCTGTCCTCCACGTAGACCCGCGACACCTGCCGCCGAGAAACCCGCTGCTCCACCGCGCCGCCCGGCTGGTATAAGGCACAGACTTCGTCCAGCCGGCGACGGCGGGCGTCCTGGGTCCTCGCAAGCCTCAGCTGATGCTCCTCCTCTGCACCAGCAGGGGCGCCACTTTTCAGAAGCAGCTTCCTGCGACGTTTGGTGACCTGGTGCCGGGATCCAACCAAAGAGTCGTCAAACACCGGCGGAGACGACCTCTGCTGCCCGAGGTCAAAGACCACGGAAGCTATTGAGCCGTCAGCTAGCATCACTTCctgaaacaaagagagacaccAGGTCAGGGGGCGGAAACTATACTTACTGAACTtttcatagtgtgtgtgtgtgtgtgtgtgtctcaccttgTCAGGAGCCACAGCCACACTTacacctgcagagagacagatggacaATGAGCTGAGGACAACAgagtgtatgtgcgtgtgtgtgcgttatgGGGGGCATTTTATGCCAGCACaagaaatacaatacaatgccTGTACGCACGCGTATTGTACACCAAATAATGAAGGGTGACAAGTGTCATGCAACGTGCGAACGTAGTGGACGCCTGTGTGCAcgctaaataaaataattaattaataaataattaatttaatgttattaattatttatttttattaaaataaaattatttcttttaaataattattgaattcattattaattatttattaatttaaggAATgtaaaacttcaaaataaaaatatcctgaCAGCTCTGATTCATCTATAAGTTCTGCTTTCTTCTCAAAAATCCCGTATGAACCTGAGACTCTGTAACAGCTGATCTGTGTAGATAGAAAATTAATAACTGTCAGGTCCTGATGATCCAGTGTATCTCGTGTGTAAATGGGCACAGCCCCTTCTTCAGTTTCACGCCTGAGGAATGGTTCAGTCCCTGATAGACCTCAACATCCCGTGCATGTGTGACTGAAATAGCCTAAACTGTCACATCGGTCTCTCTTGGTAACACATGGACTGCTTGAATTGTGAAGCGAAGCagctgttaaactcaaaatttgtCATAAcgtaaataattatttgtacattgagaCGAGCGTGCGCACAGGCGTCCGCTGCCCCTCGCTGTTTGATTTCCACAAACacttcacagtgtgtgtctgtacacgTATGTACTTAACAGTCACGCGTGGTCTTCATGTCACGTATTCATGTGACGATCAGAAAATAATTCCACGTCATGATGTCACGACGATGATGTCATGAAAAGTAACaccatcatgacatcatcagtgatgcTTTAACTTTTAACCGAATGATagaacagcaggtggcgctgtgcTGTGGTCACACTGACCTGGCATCTTCTGCAGTACCAAGACATCCTGTAggtggcagagcagcagcacagatccAGCTCCAAGCACCATCAAGAGccacaaagaaaaaagcagaGAGGAGGGCGGGGCCATGGTCCACAGGGGGGCGTGGTCCCTGAGGAGGGGgttgtggtaaaaaaaataaaaaacataatcacaaaaataaaagcggTGATGACCTGAGGTGACCTCGTGAGTCTGTGACGTCACAGACGTACGCCGCGGTTTacgtagggctgggcgatatatcgatattttaatatttatcgATATATTTCTAAACGAGATATAACACAGGACAATATCGATatcattaaaatgacaatacatgaGCCACAGTTTGCACTTATTTCTCCCtgcgtcctctctctctctctctcgttgcCTCAAACATGACACTTTGAGTGTGACCGGCTGATGATTGGTTGTTCTGCCTTAAGTCCCgcctctcttggtgtgttagATTTATTGTTCAGCTCGTGCTGAGGAGGCGGGAACTAGCTGGTTCATCCCCAGCACCATGCTAGCTCGTCCTGAGGTGAgctttatttcataaaccagcgccacctatcgactttcaacagcctccgtttgttaattataccccaaaaaccagccatgccaagagctttgtgtgttttcaatgtgtcctgaagctccacacacggagctaagtacgtctgcggggccggtccccgggtttacctgcgggacgagtcactcaccctgtgtgggttgggctaatccaaaatagtgaaaacaaggggggtgttctctgaagacacgctgttacctgtgaaacacggctgctctgaaaacacccccattagcacttggtactttcctcctgatgaaatgaaccatagactgtatgaaatgaacatggCAAAAagtattcttatgttgaaggttaaaattgatgtaaccattggttaataataaatgggtcagtttttctcatactattgttctctgtttaagtcatttcacttgatcaagcctattctaacgttccacactacaaaataagtcgtTAAAGAGTGtgtgattcgtgctgatatcgtatcggaagtgaaaaagttgtatcgggacatccttACTTTGATGTGCCTAGATTAACGTGACAGGTGGAGATCACTGTTTTGTCACCAAACAGCATCTATACAGGCTCCGTGGGGCTGGGCGGaggatgtggaggctttctgctggcCGGATGTCGAAACCCGGAGACCGGAGCCTCGGTGTTGGACACGGTTAACAACGAGccgctgatgtgttttaagtccacatGGAGCTGAAATCtgtggctaacagctgagcggctaacagctggcgGCAGGTGTTACGTCACCAGCAGCGAAGATGGTTAAGAAAagtgtaaaagtacacatttaatttaggaaaataacagcgccattctttcttttttcttagccaccaactgctcactctccacctgCACCGCGTCCGCCATATACTACCggtatatcgcccagccctaaggCTCCGCCCCCAAGCCACCTCATCTACACTGAGTTGCCACATGGCCACAAAGTTCACCGTTGAACCCCTGTTAGTCCCTTCATGGAAAACTGGCTGTAAACAAGTTTTGCTGTGGTTAGCGTAGCTACAAAACATGCTATTATGTTCTTAAATGATAATCTGAGGTGAGCTCAGTGGGCAACATGGCTGACCAGGTGATGGCAGAGTCTGGATCAGCAGATCAGATCAGGATCCTGAGCTCAGAGATGAAGGCGGCAGAGGAGGCGGGGATGTTTATGTTGTTCTGTGAGATTAGAGCGTCATTAATCCCAGCAGCAGTGGTGGATTTACAGATTATATTCTGATTATCTTCATGGTCATTTCAATCATCCTTCTGGGACTgacatcaccatgacaacagctaTCAGTTGAAACAATGAGTGACCTTTGAACTCAGACCTGTCCTTCAGGTTCTCATGTTGCCTAATGTTGGACATCATGAGAGGAGCAATGATTGTGAGTCTCATTGTCTTCACTGTCTCATCATCCTCGCCTGGAGCTGTGGGCGTGACCCATGATCACCTGATCCATGACATCACTGGaactgtgcctctgtgtgtgtgtgtgtgtgtgtgtgtgtgcacatgtgtgtggtTATTTTTAGCAGTGAGCAGAGTAATAATTCAGTGtgatcacacagcagcttgttCAGCTCTGCTGGGACACAGGAGATGaatcctccccctcctcttcctcacccccATGATGAAAGtgtgattcagttcagttttcaGTTAAAGCTTCGTCCACTGAAAATGAATCAAGTCAAAACCTGTGCAGGTGAACAGTGGTCAACAGCTGAAGAAAAGCTATAGAAAAGCTAATAAAAAGCTAAAGAAAAGCTCATATAAATCTTATGAAAAGCTAATAAAAAGGTAAAGAAATGCTAATAAAAAAGCTAAAGAAAAGCTAATAAAAAGCTAATAATCTCATGAAAAGCTAATAAAAAGCTCATAGAAACCCTTAAAAAAGTTCGTACGTAGCCGGTTTAAAGTCAGTACACACTAAAAGCCAACGGAAACCCGGTAAGTCGGTGAAGTCCGTTTCAATATTCGGTTAAAAAGCCTGTAAAATGCTCAAAGAAACACGGAACATTGCCGGTTAAATGAGCCGCTGCAGCTGCcgcttcactcactcacctgtgTGGGGATGAACATGGACGCTGTCGGTGGAGTTTCCCGCTCCGCTCAAAGTCTTCTTCTCCCGGGGAGAGGACACCGTCAGcggggacacacacagagagacgagTCGGCCACAGAGACAGACGAGCCGGGCACAGAGCTCCGCGTCTGCACGCTGATAGAGCTGATGGAGGGAGGAAGCAGCGAACACGCCCAAATttagcgacacacacacacacacacacacacacacagcgatccgtgagaggaggagaagacggCGGACAAGATGGCGTCAAGTTCGTGAGCACAGCGAAGAAGAAAGCGGATGTGAAGCAGTGGCCCTTCAAAATAAGATCAATTCGCCACCGTAACATGAAGAAGACCAGGCCTTTCAAATATGTGACATATTTACATAAAGAAtgagtttttttaataaaacagagacaaatataaAAGATTAATCTTATAAGGTAAAATTcaggtgactgtgtgtgtgtgtgagtgagtgcttctatTGGTTGTTGTTTACCACCTCTCTCTCCTGGGGGGAGTCTCTGTGCAGCTGACACCAAGAGTTTGCCaggcaactgtgtgtgtgtgtgtgtgtctgtctgtctgtgtgtgtgtgtgtgtgtatatgtttatgtgcaaatgtgcatatatatatatatatatatatatatgtgtgtgtgtgtgtgtgtgtatatatacatatatacatatatatatatatacatatatatgttgatTTATGTCAGTAATTCCATTCAAAAAGTGAAACTTGTATAATGTATACATTCATTCCACACAGACTGATATATTTCAAATGtctattgcttttttttttttgatgattataACTGACAACTAATGAAAACCCCAAA
Encoded proteins:
- the LOC131469901 gene encoding carbohydrate sulfotransferase 8-like, producing the protein MAPPSSLLFSLWLLMVLGAGSVLLLCHLQDVLVLQKMPGVSVAVAPDKEVMLADGSIASVVFDLGQQRSSPPVFDDSLVGSRHQVTKRRRKLLLKSGAPAGAEEEHQLRLARTQDARRRRLDEVCALYQPGGAVEQRVSRRQVSRVYVEDRSRLLYCEVPKAGCSNWKRVLMVLGGSATSTQHIPHDAVHYTDRLRRLESYDHAAIAARLGSYTKVLFVREPFERLVSAFRDKFESPNSYYHPVFGRPIISRYRTNATHAALRTGAGVTFREFVQYLLDVRRPVGMDIHWEPVSQLCHPCLLRYSFIGKFESLKDDADFVLRSVGAPANLSFPDFKDRNPLAERTSSEMTQKYFSLLDTTERQKAYDFYYMDYLMFNYPKPFKDLH
- the LOC131469895 gene encoding transcription initiation factor TFIID subunit 4-like isoform X2, which translates into the protein MAGASDPLEDMLFNEVDEKAVSDLVGSLESQLGDRKIPAASFPGGSREAAPPAAGHFSGKERDPAGSAEPQQGHQKAGLTQEPRANEPLSAPSLSSSSGAVIAVGAAPLSASPALGPVTLSSQPSAASFHRATVLGPSVVPGSSNEVSRSDSPAPLTLNGGTVKLVHSLSGSSSVISSVSSTLPVLQPSVAPSQRHPSPVTSGAQNGVEPKGAPTPAASSPQVQNHNSPLIHTKTLVPSPPVVLASSTPPPATAPCPVSHTQTGTGSEKPAVNGMAQPAVTIVRPQGAAVVAPGLHQQRPGLVASATRVSAPQLPLSVRPPLQQTTTTTIQLPPGFTIPAGMVLVRTETGQLVMVPQQVLAQAQAKQAQTATNIGPRPAVPTAATTIRVSTAPTAMAPGSPQTVRLATPTPTRMVQSTTAVQAITAPPAGAAMSVKMTTPQKALTVITAGGAGPPVAKPAGVASTSLTSTTAAPPATPPARVTVVSQEMQENVKKCKNFLATLIKLASHNSPSPETSKNVKALVQDLLDAKIEPEEFTTRLQAELKSSPQPYLIPFLKKSLPSLRQSLLSSQQSLVTAPPSTSAPPPTAPGSVTTATIRPRLPISPAGGATVRLNTPLTSTAALAAGRPGVHTVQTRSPVVISHTLRSPASLVRGTVATVAGRGLVNQASAANQKKLSDPGGGTFRDDDDINDVASMAGVNLNEENARILATSSELVGTKIRSCKDESFLPAGVLHRRVLDTARKLGVTEVSLEVVNFISHATQSRLRSLLEKVSAVAQHRTDGGKDEDQCEQTSDVRSQLRFFEQLERMEKQRKDEQEREILLKAAKSRARQEDPEQARLKQKAKEMQQQELAQMRQRDANLTALAAIGPRKKRKLDSVGGATAGAEAASGSAASSSRQQLRQRITRVNLRDFILCLEQERSTSRSMLLYKALLK
- the LOC131469895 gene encoding transcription initiation factor TFIID subunit 4-like isoform X1, translating into MAGASDPLEDMLFNEVDEKAVSDLVGSLESQLGDRKIPAASFPGGSREAAPPAAGHFSGKERDPAGSAEPQQGHQKAGLTQEPRANEPLSAPSLSSSSGAVIAVGAAPLSASPALGPVTLSSQPSAASFHRATVLGPSVVPGSSNEVSRSDSPAPLTLNGGTVKLVHSLSGSSSVISSVSSTLPVLQPSVAPSQRHPSPVTSGAQNGVEPKGAPTPAASSPQVQNHNSPLIHTKTLVPSPPVVLASSTPPPATAPCPVSHTQTGTGSEKPAVNGMAQPAVTIVRPQGAAVVAPGLHQQRPGLVASATRVSAPQLPLSVRPPLQQTTTTTIQLPPGFTIPAGMVLVRTETGQLVMVPQQVLAQAQAKQAQTATNIGPRPAVPTAATTIRVSTAPTAMAPGSPQTVRLATPTPTRMVQSTTAVQKAITAPPAGAAMSVKMTTPQKALTVITAGGAGPPVAKPAGVASTSLTSTTAAPPATPPARVTVVSQEMQENVKKCKNFLATLIKLASHNSPSPETSKNVKALVQDLLDAKIEPEEFTTRLQAELKSSPQPYLIPFLKKSLPSLRQSLLSSQQSLVTAPPSTSAPPPTAPGSVTTATIRPRLPISPAGGATVRLNTPLTSTAALAAGRPGVHTVQTRSPVVISHTLRSPASLVRGTVATVAGRGLVNQASAANQKKLSDPGGGTFRDDDDINDVASMAGVNLNEENARILATSSELVGTKIRSCKDESFLPAGVLHRRVLDTARKLGVTEVSLEVVNFISHATQSRLRSLLEKVSAVAQHRTDGGKDEDQCEQTSDVRSQLRFFEQLERMEKQRKDEQEREILLKAAKSRARQEDPEQARLKQKAKEMQQQELAQMRQRDANLTALAAIGPRKKRKLDSVGGATAGAEAASGSAASSSRQQLRQRITRVNLRDFILCLEQERSTSRSMLLYKALLK